TCGCACAGCCCGGTGGGCGGCGAGGGGACGTAGCGCCTTCATCGCCAGCCGGTCCGAACGCGAGGAACGTGGCTTGGCCCAAGTCCAGTTCGGCATCTCCCAGGGGGGAGTGGACCTGGACCTGCGTTCGGAGTCGGCTCGTCGAACCGTCGAGGTCGGGTTCGACGGCTACGCCATCGGTGGGCTCTCGGTCGGCGAGCCGCTGGAGGAGATGCTGCCGGCGTTGGCTGCGGCCATCGAACACCTCCCCGCCGATCAGCCTCGATACTTGATGGGTGTCGGCGATCCGGTGTCGATCGTGGAGGCGGTGGGCCTGGGCGTCGACATGTTCGACTGCGTTCTACCCACCCGACACGCCCGTCACGGCACCGTCCTGACCAGCACCGGCAAGCTCAACATCAAGCGATCGGAGTACGAGTGTGACGAGCGCCCGCTCGATGAGCGCTGCCCGTGCCCGGTGTGTCGACGGTGGTCGAGGTCGTACCTACGTCACCTGCATCGACTGGGAGAACCGACCGCGGCCCGGTTGTTGACCGTTCACAACGTTTCCTGGTTGTCGACGCTGGTGTCGGGCCTGGGCGACGCGGTTCGAGCCGGGCGGTTCCAGGCTGAGCGCCGACGCATCCTCGAGGTGTGGGGTTGATCATGGTGTGTGCGCGCCGGTGATGTAGGACCGGTCAGGTCGAGGTCCTAAGGTTCACCCCGGCCTCATCCACCCTCCACCGAGCGTTCCCGCGTGCCTCAACTGCTGCTTACCATCTTGCTGATCGCCATCGGATGGTTCTTCCTCATCAGACCGCAACAGGCCCGGGTCCGTGAACAACGCCAGATGGTGGCCAACCTCACAGTCGGAGACCAAGTGATCACCGCGGGCGGAATCCACGGACGGATCACCGGTCTCGAAACCGAGACGGTGCTGATCGAGTTGGCTCCGGGCGTGGAGGTGACCCTGGCCCGGGCCGCGGTAGTCCGCCTCCTGACCAACCCGGCAGCAGATGGTGCCAGTGGTGAGGCTCGGTCCGACCAACGTTCCGAAGGTATT
The Microthrixaceae bacterium DNA segment above includes these coding regions:
- the yajC gene encoding preprotein translocase subunit YajC — translated: MPQLLLTILLIAIGWFFLIRPQQARVREQRQMVANLTVGDQVITAGGIHGRITGLETETVLIELAPGVEVTLARAAVVRLLTNPAADGASGEARSDQRSEGIPMVNSDNKNEPDEGMERGVHS
- the tgt gene encoding tRNA guanosine(34) transglycosylase Tgt codes for the protein MTLKLDLDAVDGSARTGVIRTARGQLPTPLFMPVGTRAAVKTLDSQDLEALGIPLILGNTYHLMLRPGAELIAEMGGLHRFMDWSGHVLTDSGGYQIFSLSPKVTEDGAIFRSTYDGSSHHLTPERAVEVQALLGADIQMVLDVCPALPAPTSVVRSAVDRTARWAARGRSAFIASRSEREERGLAQVQFGISQGGVDLDLRSESARRTVEVGFDGYAIGGLSVGEPLEEMLPALAAAIEHLPADQPRYLMGVGDPVSIVEAVGLGVDMFDCVLPTRHARHGTVLTSTGKLNIKRSEYECDERPLDERCPCPVCRRWSRSYLRHLHRLGEPTAARLLTVHNVSWLSTLVSGLGDAVRAGRFQAERRRILEVWG